In the Paenibacillus pabuli genome, one interval contains:
- a CDS encoding alginate lyase family protein, whose product MIDHSISKEVGSIHIKHPTALEVLLDQANESLTANGHAIATWEIPGFYQDTEGHTLAKRRMEKDAQAAYTTALAYRLTGTAAYAGKAMEIIMGWAVVNREITGADGPLVSAYLGVGLLLAANEIKEYADWSKEEREMFTQWMTRVCLPEWDRIPLRNNWWSWSLYAQLALYRFMDDKLRFAEEVTAHKEHLDHSLSIEGFIPEEASRGKHSMWYHYFALAPVTAAAKLVLDTTGEDLFRWVSPGGKSLQCAVEQFFHYVNGHLKEWPYDDNPIFPAQLSAGTWPLDLVEAMTNIYKNPDFERFVIPYRPITGNININSGLYHSYAWIYPELQFQR is encoded by the coding sequence TTGATAGATCATTCCATTTCAAAAGAGGTGGGTTCCATTCATATAAAACATCCGACTGCACTTGAAGTTCTTCTTGATCAAGCAAACGAGAGTCTAACTGCGAACGGTCATGCGATTGCCACTTGGGAGATTCCCGGCTTCTACCAGGATACCGAGGGACACACGCTCGCGAAGCGGCGGATGGAAAAGGACGCCCAGGCGGCCTATACAACTGCACTGGCCTACCGGCTGACAGGAACAGCGGCTTATGCAGGCAAAGCGATGGAAATCATCATGGGCTGGGCAGTGGTCAATCGGGAGATTACAGGTGCGGACGGACCATTGGTATCCGCCTATCTGGGGGTTGGACTCCTTCTGGCGGCGAATGAAATTAAAGAATACGCGGATTGGAGCAAAGAGGAGCGAGAAATGTTCACCCAATGGATGACCCGGGTATGTCTGCCGGAGTGGGATCGAATCCCTCTCCGCAACAACTGGTGGAGCTGGAGTCTGTATGCCCAATTAGCGTTGTATCGTTTTATGGATGATAAGCTCCGTTTCGCAGAAGAGGTGACCGCCCATAAGGAACATCTTGACCACTCCCTCTCCATCGAAGGATTCATTCCCGAAGAAGCATCCAGAGGCAAGCATTCCATGTGGTATCATTATTTCGCTCTCGCTCCTGTAACGGCTGCAGCCAAGCTCGTCCTGGACACGACGGGAGAGGATTTATTCCGCTGGGTTTCACCGGGCGGTAAAAGCCTCCAGTGTGCTGTCGAACAATTCTTTCATTATGTCAACGGGCATCTGAAGGAATGGCCTTATGACGATAATCCGATCTTCCCGGCACAGCTCTCTGCCGGCACATGGCCCCTTGATCTGGTTGAGGCGATGACGAACATCTATAAGAATCCGGACTTTGAACGTTTTGTCATCCCTTATCGTCCGATCACAGGGAATATTAATATCAACAGCGGTCTGTATCATTCTTATGCCTGGATCTATCCCGAGCTGCAATTTCAACGTTAG
- a CDS encoding Ig-like domain-containing protein: MMRRQIIIALILVLLVGGLPVTGVNAEDAVNPGAVFYISNEGDDSNPGTETAPFRTLEKARDAIRQLKKDSGLPEGGVTVYVRGGTYNRSESFLLEEQDSGTENKRITYKAYPGESVRLNGGLELQKSWFSPVTDTNVLDRIISADARTKVLQADLKAQGITDYGVMSRHGYYKANDVSQVPPMELYVEGQGMTLARWPNNGTVQMGAITDPGPTRNDPDLQTRGGTFTYNYERPDLWKEADDIWLDGIFGYSWEWSYNQVASIDTSNKTITLAYGEMSGLFTNWYPDFHFAQNLLEEIDMPGEYYIDRKQGKLYFMPTAAFESDHPEIMVTMLKTPMINANNLSHVTFEDLILENGRDSAAVIMGGDSVRLEHCEIRNFSNGGVLINTQSRWLYNDFAKVDGVNHAVSSSHIHHIGGTGVILNGGDKKTLEPGNNIVENSHIHDFAYYHKAYNPSIFLTGAGNKVSHNEIHDAPHPGMLIFGNDHLVEYNNIYDVCKTFSDLGAIYMNLGESPQERGSVIRRNYFHNIGEGKAGVQGVYPDNFTMGITIEENIFNGMGNDAILNNGGAHIKTRNNLFIDAKVPYEYSDMYLGDQPDQQISKNYMPKWKALFEKNNNFEGTPHMEKYPELADFFTENRYFPDTNTFQNNVIYNPTRKLSGTNNQGANDKRNLLQYANNWITDHDPGFVNLANGDLNLKADAEVFQKIPGFPTIPFSEMGIQGKAGPYLAPDHIAVDRIQLYDESVTIGIGKSFALYSAVIPWNATNPALQYTSSDPSIVKVDPSGKLKGVSIGNATITAVSADNPGLKDEVQVTVEVGDGIIDYTDFENGRNSWPTDPNRSIVEVEGGNHMYKLVKGATTLNENEFNHYELTFKMKTPKVIADDATFYVFDRLNPGGSGGRIGYRKYANGTSAWLLYNAAWAAVKQNTLAAPDLQPDTVYNMKVIVKGPEISVYVDNKLKLKASDSTFNASGHVGFYAGGFSELLFDDIKFTVPSREVSGLLLGESHTNMVIGEQKQLQVQFDPLDAENKEVIFHTSQPGIAAVDEHGLVTALAEGEAEITVTSVANPEASASVRIQVSDVMHFTDFDSGANGWPVDPNRSIVTVDGNKKYKILKGASALHPKTYTDYDLTFKLKTPAVMPDTGTLYVYDRSVSSTSGKFAYKKLADGTSQWILYNGAWTALKTTNLPDEDLKPDTEYTIRIRAEGADIRVYVNGELRLEGSDTKHNPSGTVGFYVGGFSEMWFDDIKFSLIDTDRTAPETTAVMSPAEPDGMNGWYTQPVTLALHSSEDSSESASTEYSLDGGDTWLAYQDSLTFSQDGRYTILYRSLDSSGNAEEAKSLEFNLDASAPMISVAEPLAKDFTSAESLNLSWTAVDEVSGVDELKSTARLDDQQMEQGAAVPLYTLPLGAHTFTVTAIDEAGNEEEAVVTFSTYADISSLKALVTLFREKSWIDNGGIANSLLKKLDNGNTEAFLHEVQAQSGKHITEEAAAYLLRDGQAVTTE; this comes from the coding sequence ATGATGAGGAGACAGATCATTATTGCATTAATCCTGGTCTTGTTGGTGGGGGGTCTGCCGGTTACGGGAGTGAATGCGGAAGATGCGGTGAACCCTGGTGCTGTCTTTTATATTTCAAATGAAGGTGACGATTCGAATCCGGGAACGGAAACCGCTCCATTCCGTACACTTGAAAAGGCCAGGGATGCAATCCGGCAATTGAAGAAGGATTCCGGGCTGCCTGAAGGCGGTGTGACGGTCTATGTAAGAGGCGGCACCTATAATCGAAGCGAAAGTTTTCTGCTGGAGGAGCAGGACTCCGGTACGGAGAATAAGCGGATAACCTACAAGGCTTATCCTGGAGAAAGCGTACGGTTGAACGGCGGTCTGGAGCTTCAAAAAAGCTGGTTCTCTCCGGTAACGGACACGAATGTCCTGGACCGAATCATCAGTGCGGATGCCAGAACGAAGGTTCTACAGGCAGACCTGAAAGCTCAAGGCATCACCGATTACGGTGTAATGAGCCGGCATGGTTATTACAAAGCCAATGACGTCAGTCAGGTTCCTCCGATGGAGCTGTATGTCGAAGGTCAAGGCATGACCCTTGCCCGCTGGCCCAACAATGGAACGGTCCAGATGGGCGCCATCACCGATCCCGGACCAACCCGCAATGATCCGGATTTGCAGACACGCGGCGGGACATTTACCTACAATTACGAAAGACCGGATCTCTGGAAAGAAGCCGATGACATCTGGTTGGATGGCATATTCGGTTACAGCTGGGAATGGTCGTACAACCAAGTGGCATCCATCGATACAAGCAACAAGACGATTACCTTGGCATACGGAGAGATGAGCGGTCTGTTTACCAACTGGTACCCGGACTTCCATTTTGCCCAGAACCTGCTTGAGGAGATCGATATGCCAGGTGAATATTACATCGACCGGAAGCAGGGTAAACTCTACTTTATGCCTACGGCTGCCTTTGAAAGTGATCATCCTGAGATCATGGTTACAATGCTTAAAACACCGATGATTAACGCGAACAATCTTTCGCATGTGACCTTTGAGGACCTGATCCTGGAGAATGGCCGGGACTCCGCTGCAGTCATTATGGGCGGGGACAGCGTCCGATTGGAGCACTGCGAAATACGGAATTTCTCCAATGGGGGCGTTTTGATTAATACGCAGAGCCGCTGGCTGTATAACGACTTTGCCAAAGTGGACGGAGTCAATCATGCGGTGAGCAGCTCCCATATTCATCACATCGGCGGGACCGGGGTGATTCTGAATGGGGGAGATAAGAAGACGCTTGAGCCAGGAAACAATATCGTGGAGAACAGCCATATCCATGATTTTGCTTACTACCACAAAGCCTATAATCCGAGCATCTTCCTGACGGGTGCGGGGAACAAGGTTTCCCACAACGAAATTCATGACGCTCCCCATCCGGGAATGCTGATCTTTGGCAATGATCATCTCGTGGAATACAACAACATTTATGACGTCTGCAAAACCTTCTCGGACCTCGGTGCCATCTATATGAATCTGGGCGAGTCGCCTCAGGAACGGGGATCGGTAATCCGCCGGAATTATTTCCACAATATCGGGGAAGGCAAGGCAGGGGTTCAAGGGGTATATCCCGATAACTTTACCATGGGCATTACCATTGAAGAGAACATATTTAACGGCATGGGTAACGATGCCATCCTCAATAACGGCGGTGCCCATATCAAGACCCGAAACAATCTTTTTATTGATGCCAAAGTACCGTATGAATATTCGGACATGTATCTAGGCGATCAACCGGATCAGCAAATATCCAAAAACTATATGCCCAAATGGAAGGCGTTGTTTGAAAAGAACAATAATTTCGAAGGCACGCCACATATGGAGAAATACCCGGAACTGGCGGATTTCTTCACGGAGAACCGGTATTTTCCGGATACCAACACGTTTCAGAACAATGTGATCTATAACCCGACGAGGAAATTAAGCGGCACGAATAATCAGGGAGCAAATGACAAACGAAACCTGCTCCAGTATGCGAACAACTGGATTACGGATCATGATCCTGGCTTCGTTAATCTGGCGAATGGGGATTTGAATTTGAAGGCGGATGCGGAAGTGTTCCAAAAGATTCCTGGCTTCCCGACCATCCCTTTCAGCGAGATGGGAATCCAGGGAAAAGCCGGTCCATACCTGGCTCCGGATCACATTGCTGTGGATCGGATCCAATTGTATGACGAAAGCGTAACCATCGGCATCGGGAAGTCATTCGCTCTGTATTCCGCAGTCATTCCTTGGAACGCAACGAACCCCGCTCTTCAATACACGTCGAGCGACCCTTCGATTGTTAAGGTGGATCCAAGCGGCAAGCTGAAGGGTGTTAGTATAGGGAACGCTACAATTACAGCCGTTTCTGCTGACAACCCGGGCTTAAAGGATGAGGTTCAGGTTACTGTTGAAGTTGGGGATGGCATTATCGATTATACCGATTTCGAAAACGGCAGGAACAGCTGGCCCACGGACCCGAACCGGAGCATTGTCGAGGTTGAAGGCGGCAACCATATGTATAAGCTTGTTAAAGGAGCAACAACGTTAAATGAGAACGAGTTTAACCATTATGAGCTGACTTTTAAGATGAAGACGCCGAAAGTCATCGCAGATGATGCCACTTTCTATGTGTTTGACCGGCTGAACCCTGGAGGAAGCGGCGGCAGAATTGGTTACCGGAAGTATGCAAACGGAACATCTGCCTGGCTCTTGTATAATGCGGCCTGGGCAGCAGTGAAGCAGAATACACTGGCTGCACCTGATCTCCAGCCGGATACGGTTTATAACATGAAAGTCATCGTTAAGGGTCCGGAGATCAGTGTTTACGTGGATAACAAATTGAAGCTAAAGGCAAGCGATTCGACATTCAATGCGTCCGGCCATGTTGGGTTCTATGCCGGCGGCTTCAGTGAGCTTCTGTTTGATGACATCAAATTTACCGTTCCAAGCAGGGAAGTATCCGGTTTGCTGCTGGGTGAGAGTCATACCAACATGGTCATAGGAGAACAAAAGCAGCTGCAAGTTCAATTTGATCCGCTTGATGCCGAGAATAAGGAGGTTATCTTTCATACCTCCCAACCGGGAATTGCCGCTGTGGATGAACATGGATTGGTAACTGCTTTGGCGGAAGGCGAGGCTGAAATCACTGTAACATCAGTCGCCAACCCGGAAGCTTCAGCATCCGTACGCATTCAGGTATCTGATGTGATGCACTTTACGGATTTTGATTCGGGAGCGAACGGATGGCCGGTAGACCCGAACCGCAGTATTGTAACTGTAGATGGCAATAAAAAGTATAAAATTCTCAAAGGTGCCTCGGCCCTTCATCCGAAGACATATACCGACTATGACCTTACCTTCAAGCTGAAGACGCCGGCGGTCATGCCGGATACGGGAACACTATATGTATATGATCGTTCCGTCTCCAGCACATCCGGGAAATTTGCGTACAAGAAGCTTGCGGATGGCACTTCACAATGGATTCTTTACAATGGAGCATGGACAGCTCTGAAAACGACGAACCTGCCTGATGAGGACCTGAAGCCTGATACCGAGTATACGATCCGCATTCGGGCCGAAGGTGCAGACATCCGCGTGTACGTAAACGGGGAACTTCGACTTGAAGGTTCGGATACCAAGCACAATCCATCTGGAACGGTAGGTTTCTATGTTGGCGGGTTCAGCGAAATGTGGTTCGATGACATCAAATTCTCCCTGATCGATACGGATCGGACTGCTCCAGAGACCACGGCCGTCATGAGTCCGGCAGAACCGGACGGCATGAATGGATGGTATACACAGCCTGTAACCCTTGCGTTGCATTCTTCTGAAGACTCTTCTGAATCCGCATCGACAGAATATAGTCTGGATGGAGGGGATACCTGGCTGGCCTATCAGGACTCCCTGACCTTCAGTCAGGATGGTCGTTATACCATTCTATACCGTTCACTGGATTCATCTGGAAACGCGGAGGAAGCGAAATCGCTGGAGTTTAATCTGGATGCCTCGGCACCCATGATTTCGGTGGCAGAGCCACTAGCCAAAGACTTTACAAGCGCAGAGTCCCTGAATCTGTCGTGGACTGCTGTTGATGAGGTGTCCGGGGTTGATGAATTGAAGAGTACAGCAAGGCTCGATGATCAGCAGATGGAGCAGGGGGCGGCAGTGCCCCTCTATACGCTGCCCCTGGGAGCTCACACCTTCACAGTAACCGCTATAGACGAGGCGGGGAATGAAGAGGAAGCGGTTGTGACGTTCTCCACTTATGCAGACATCAGCTCACTGAAAGCGCTGGTAACCCTCTTTCGGGAGAAGTCCTGGATTGATAATGGCGGGATCGCTAACAGCCTGCTCAAGAAGCTGGATAATGGGAATACGGAAGCGTTCCTCCATGAGGTTCAAGCCCAGAGCGGCAAACATATTACGGAGGAAGCAGCAGCCTACCTGCTTCGGGATGGGCAGGCTGTAACAACAGAATAG
- a CDS encoding carbohydrate ABC transporter permease produces MKIKRWQELIAPAMIYLILSILALIVVYPFIHVLSVSFSGRGEALRSGFHFYPRDFEWEAYRGLLDYPLIWSGYANTLFRMVVGTALTLLVTICAAYPLSRPDLPMKRLLIMLLLFTMIFDGGIVPQYLLIKELHLLNTHWVYVLPSAANAFHVLVMISFFRSVPDALIEAARIDGARDLRILFRILLPLSIPSLVTIGLWNLVYHINAFMDNLLYVTDSSKFVLQQVVRQILIESKLDPFTTATLATPPAPESLKMAAVIVSSLPVIVMYPFLLRYFEKGTMIGSVKG; encoded by the coding sequence ATGAAAATAAAAAGATGGCAAGAGCTCATTGCACCCGCCATGATCTATCTTATATTGTCCATCCTGGCACTCATCGTTGTGTACCCGTTCATTCATGTCCTGTCCGTCTCCTTCAGCGGTAGGGGAGAAGCACTTCGAAGCGGATTTCATTTTTATCCTCGGGATTTCGAGTGGGAAGCATACCGCGGGCTGCTGGACTATCCATTAATCTGGTCAGGATATGCGAATACGCTGTTTCGGATGGTCGTAGGGACGGCCTTAACACTTCTCGTTACTATCTGCGCAGCTTATCCGCTCTCCCGTCCCGATCTGCCCATGAAACGGCTGCTGATCATGCTGCTGTTGTTCACGATGATCTTCGATGGCGGAATTGTCCCGCAATATCTATTAATAAAAGAACTGCATCTGCTTAACACGCACTGGGTCTATGTGCTGCCATCCGCTGCCAATGCTTTTCATGTGCTTGTAATGATCTCGTTTTTCCGTTCCGTTCCAGATGCGCTGATCGAAGCAGCTCGTATCGACGGGGCAAGGGACTTGCGAATTCTGTTCCGTATCCTGCTCCCGCTGTCCATTCCGTCTCTTGTGACGATCGGGCTCTGGAATTTGGTTTACCACATTAATGCGTTTATGGATAACCTGCTTTACGTCACCGATTCATCCAAATTCGTGCTGCAGCAGGTTGTCCGCCAGATCCTCATCGAGAGCAAACTCGACCCGTTTACTACGGCGACGCTTGCAACACCGCCAGCTCCGGAGAGCTTGAAAATGGCGGCTGTCATTGTCAGCTCCTTGCCGGTGATTGTCATGTATCCTTTCCTGCTTCGATATTTCGAAAAAGGAACCATGATTGGATCTGTAAAAGGGTAG
- a CDS encoding ABC transporter permease yields MKTIKKHGELLLLFLFAFAFFVVFKYGPLYGVVIAFKDFRVVDGIWGSPWVGFRHFQEIFQNGDFYRLLKNTLLLNLYQMIFAFPAPIILAILLNEVRSRYFQRFIQTTMYLPHFVSWVVMSGLIIYFLSPTSGVVGEIVKWFGGEPVFYMGKKEYFRPIVVISSILKDIGWGSIIYFAALAAINPELHESAVIDGANRWQRIIRINIPSIMPTVAIMFILSLGGFLSANFEQIINLLNPVNYETGDVIDTYVYRVGLQQFQYSYTAAIGLFKSLVGLLLILGANLTVRKLSRGESGLW; encoded by the coding sequence ATGAAAACGATAAAAAAACACGGAGAGCTGCTTTTACTATTTCTATTCGCCTTTGCATTCTTCGTCGTATTTAAATACGGCCCTTTATATGGAGTCGTCATTGCCTTTAAGGATTTCCGGGTCGTCGACGGGATATGGGGAAGTCCGTGGGTCGGATTCCGCCATTTTCAGGAAATATTTCAAAATGGGGATTTTTATCGATTACTTAAAAATACCCTGCTCCTGAATTTGTATCAGATGATCTTTGCTTTTCCCGCACCAATCATACTGGCGATATTGCTTAACGAGGTGAGGTCAAGGTATTTCCAGCGGTTTATCCAGACGACCATGTACTTGCCTCATTTCGTATCGTGGGTCGTCATGTCCGGGCTGATTATTTATTTTCTCTCTCCAACGTCCGGCGTTGTAGGGGAAATTGTGAAATGGTTTGGAGGGGAACCTGTCTTTTATATGGGAAAGAAAGAATATTTCCGTCCGATTGTGGTCATTTCTTCAATCCTCAAGGATATCGGCTGGGGCTCGATTATCTACTTTGCTGCTTTGGCGGCGATCAACCCGGAGCTGCATGAATCGGCCGTCATTGACGGAGCCAATCGGTGGCAGCGAATCATTCGAATTAATATCCCATCCATCATGCCAACCGTCGCGATTATGTTCATTCTGAGTCTTGGTGGTTTCCTAAGCGCAAACTTCGAACAAATCATCAATCTGTTAAACCCGGTCAATTACGAAACGGGTGACGTCATCGATACTTATGTCTACCGGGTAGGTCTGCAGCAGTTTCAGTACAGCTACACGGCGGCCATTGGCTTGTTTAAATCGCTGGTAGGGCTCCTGCTTATTCTGGGGGCTAATCTGACCGTGCGAAAATTGAGCCGCGGCGAGAGCGGCCTATGGTAA
- a CDS encoding extracellular solute-binding protein: MSKRIKFVSAILLAVSLTASLLTGCTSETNSSSPSSNAGETPGANSDPIEISWGIHFAADGVVNDSVVQKWLEQKFNVKIKPVKVTDASIASGDIPDIFMLGDPSNVIAYQNQGVLMSIDQNMLKEKMPEYYADIEKKKELFQTVTVNNELWAIPMFIDLKPYDLGMLWRKDWLDQVGIQKIPETLDEFEEAVYAFAQKDPDGNGVKDTYGLTGTATSTWSSGFYSIFGAFGVEPTMWMERDGQIVNGSIMPETKEALAKLRKWYEDGVIDPEFITDTQDSYRKKLYNNRIGVIEEQISKGALPESATVKEMLALNPDAKMAFSKNPKGPGGDGSWDWGIKSNFLVIGSKVKDQPEKLEKLFEILQAQSNDEETINMTSLGVKGEQWDFAESGATSGATTFLPGFDKQEQRDQLGIRLFSFGNITTQAYRDKYSDPKLNEAVKTYSSAPRWTDALLFSVLPSDGKYKQELTSLMQKYFAQIISGEIPLTDFDTFVTEWKAKGGDELTKEANEMYQAQFKK, from the coding sequence TTGAGTAAAAGAATCAAATTTGTAAGCGCTATCCTACTAGCTGTAAGTTTAACGGCAAGCTTGCTTACCGGATGTACTTCCGAGACGAACTCCTCAAGCCCGAGTTCAAATGCAGGAGAAACGCCAGGAGCAAACTCCGATCCGATCGAAATCTCCTGGGGCATTCATTTTGCCGCAGATGGAGTTGTCAATGACTCGGTGGTTCAGAAGTGGCTGGAGCAGAAGTTTAATGTAAAGATCAAACCTGTGAAGGTAACGGACGCCAGTATCGCTTCCGGGGATATACCAGACATATTCATGCTCGGTGATCCTTCTAATGTAATCGCTTACCAAAATCAGGGCGTGTTAATGAGCATTGATCAGAACATGTTGAAGGAGAAAATGCCTGAGTATTACGCGGATATTGAGAAAAAGAAAGAGCTTTTCCAGACCGTTACCGTTAATAACGAGCTGTGGGCTATCCCGATGTTTATCGATTTGAAGCCTTACGATCTGGGGATGCTGTGGCGTAAGGACTGGCTGGATCAGGTCGGCATTCAGAAAATCCCGGAAACGTTGGATGAATTCGAGGAAGCTGTATATGCCTTTGCACAAAAGGATCCGGACGGTAACGGTGTGAAGGATACGTACGGGTTGACAGGAACGGCTACGTCCACGTGGTCATCCGGGTTCTATTCCATCTTCGGTGCATTCGGTGTGGAGCCGACCATGTGGATGGAGAGGGATGGTCAGATTGTAAATGGATCGATCATGCCGGAGACCAAGGAAGCCTTGGCGAAGCTGCGCAAATGGTATGAGGATGGGGTCATCGATCCGGAATTTATTACAGATACACAGGATTCATATCGTAAGAAACTGTATAACAACCGGATCGGCGTCATTGAAGAGCAGATCAGCAAAGGCGCTCTACCGGAATCGGCAACAGTCAAGGAAATGCTGGCCTTGAATCCGGATGCCAAGATGGCATTTTCCAAAAATCCGAAGGGACCTGGCGGTGACGGCTCCTGGGATTGGGGAATCAAGAGCAATTTCCTGGTTATCGGCAGCAAAGTCAAGGATCAGCCCGAGAAGCTTGAGAAGCTGTTCGAAATTCTACAGGCACAGAGCAATGATGAAGAGACCATCAATATGACCAGCCTTGGTGTAAAGGGGGAGCAATGGGATTTTGCTGAGAGCGGTGCTACCTCAGGGGCGACGACATTCCTGCCTGGATTCGATAAGCAGGAGCAGCGTGATCAACTGGGAATCCGTCTGTTCTCTTTTGGTAACATTACCACTCAGGCTTATCGGGACAAATATTCCGATCCGAAGCTGAATGAGGCGGTCAAAACGTATTCATCTGCTCCAAGATGGACCGATGCGCTGCTATTCTCTGTGCTGCCTTCGGACGGAAAATACAAACAGGAATTGACGTCACTCATGCAAAAATATTTCGCTCAAATCATCAGCGGCGAAATTCCTCTGACTGATTTTGATACCTTCGTGACGGAATGGAAGGCAAAAGGCGGCGATGAATTAACGAAGGAAGCCAATGAGATGTACCAAGCTCAATTCAAAAAATAA